The genomic segment CGGAGCTGGTCGTCCACCCGGCGGCTGTCGTGCCGGCCGCTGCCGATCACGTACAGGCCGCCCAGCTCGGCCACCCGCTCGCGGTCGGCCTGGTCGCTGCCGCCGAGCCGGATGTCCACGCCCCGACCCGCCATCTGGGTGGAGACGGTCACCGCCCCGTACGCGCCGGCCTCGGCGATGATCGCCGCCTCCTCGGCGTCGTTCTTGGCGTTCAGCACCGTGCACGGCACCCCGGCGGAGACCAGGGCGGTGGCCAGCGCCTCCGACTCCTTGACGTCGAGCGTGCCGATCAGCACCGGCCGGCCGGCGTCGTGCGCCTCCTTGATCTCCTCGACCAGGGCGTCGTCCTTCTCCGCCCGGGTGGCGTAGATCCGGTCCGGCTCGTCCACCCGCACGCACGGCGTGTTCGGTGGAATGACCGCGACCTCCAGCGAGAAGAACTCCCGCAGCTGCTCGCCGACGAGCACCGCGGTCGCGGTCATCCCGCAGACGGTCGGGTAGAGCGCCACGAACGCCTGCACGGTGATCGTGCCGAGCACCTCCCCCTCGGCGGTCGCCGACAGCCCCTCCTTCGCCTCGACCGCCGCCTGCAGCCCGTCCGGCCAGCGGCGGCGCTGCGCCACCCGACCCCGCATCTCGTCGATCAGCTCGACCGCGCCGTCCCGGACGATGTAGTCCACGTCCCGGTGCAGCAGCGCCTCGGCGTGCAGCGCGACGTTTATCGCCGAGAGCTGGTCGACGTTCTCGTCGGCGTACAGGTTGATGTCGTCGAGCTTGGCCTCGACGGCGGCCAGGCCGGCCGAGGTGAAGGCCACGCTGCGCCCGTCGTCGGCGACCTCGTAGTCGCGCCCGGCGCGCAGGCCGCGCACCAGTGCGGCGGCGGTGTGCACCGGGTCCTGCTCGCTGGTGATCGAGCCGGCCAGCACCATCGGCACCCGCGCCTCGTCGATCAGGATCGAGTCGGCCTCGTCCACGATCGCGGTGGTCAGCGCGGGCTGGACCCGGTCGGCGATGTCGGTGACGAGCTGGTCGCGCAGGTAGTCGAAGCCCGCCTCGCTGACCGAGACGTAGGTGACGTCCCGGTCGTAGGCCTCCCGGCGCTCCTCCGGCGTGGAGGACTCGGTCACCCAGCCGACGGTCAGCCCGAGCAGCCGGTAGACCGGCTCCATCCACTCGGCGTCCCGGCGGGCCAGGTAGTCGTTGACGGTGAGCACGTGCACCGGGCCGTTGCCCCGCCGGACGTGCCCGTAGGCGGCGATCGTGGCGGTCAGGGTCTTGCCCTCGCCGGTGGCCATCTCGGCCACCTTGCCGGCCA from the Solwaraspora sp. WMMD1047 genome contains:
- the secA2 gene encoding accessory Sec system translocase SecA2 yields the protein MGVSQRLKSRVRRFLQRPGTTVDLAPLEKLLPEIEAREDDLRELDDAELTEAAGRATDYTEICAVGREAARRGLDQRPYDVQLLGAMSLLAGKVAEMATGEGKTLTATIAAYGHVRRGNGPVHVLTVNDYLARRDAEWMEPVYRLLGLTVGWVTESSTPEERREAYDRDVTYVSVSEAGFDYLRDQLVTDIADRVQPALTTAIVDEADSILIDEARVPMVLAGSITSEQDPVHTAAALVRGLRAGRDYEVADDGRSVAFTSAGLAAVEAKLDDINLYADENVDQLSAINVALHAEALLHRDVDYIVRDGAVELIDEMRGRVAQRRRWPDGLQAAVEAKEGLSATAEGEVLGTITVQAFVALYPTVCGMTATAVLVGEQLREFFSLEVAVIPPNTPCVRVDEPDRIYATRAEKDDALVEEIKEAHDAGRPVLIGTLDVKESEALATALVSAGVPCTVLNAKNDAEEAAIIAEAGAYGAVTVSTQMAGRGVDIRLGGSDQADRERVAELGGLYVIGSGRHDSRRVDDQLRGRAGRQGDPGRSVFYVSLQDDLVVRHAPDAIPPSPRMNADGLVTDEQVDYAVEHAQRIAEGVNHEIHRNTWRYSVVIEQQRKALAERRERLLNSEVAALMLADRFPDRTAEMDEALLSRVARSIALYHLDRLWAEHLATLSEVREGVHLRALGRLDPLDEFHRAAVPAFNELIPEIETRTVATFEETEFDEDWKPAESELVRPSATWTYLVHDNPFGSELDRLIAAVGRRLSSGSR